The sequence GACTACAACATGAGAAGAGTGGGAAAAGTAGTTAATTTTTCCCTGGTGTATGGATCATCTCCGTATGGACTAGCCGAGAATTTAAAAATATCCGTAGAAGATGCCAAAGATTTTATGGAAAAATACTTTAAAACTTACCAAAAAGTCAAAGAATATCAAGAATCAAGCTTAAAGGCTGCAATGCAAAAAGGTTATGTTGAAACTATATTTGGAAGGAAAAGATTTTTGAAAAACATAAAAACAGGCAAATCTGAGTTGAAACGAATAGCCATAAACACCCCTATCCAAGGTACTGCAGCCGATATTATGAAATTGGCTATGATCAATTTATACAAAAAACTTCCAAAAGAAGCAAAATTGATACTTCAGGTACACGACGAAGTTGTAATAGAATTACCTAAAGAAATCGTAGAAGAAACCAAAAAAACGGTTCAAGATTGTATGGAAAATGCTGTTAAATTAAAAATACCTTTAAAAGTTGATATCAGTGTCGGTAAAAATTGGCAAAAATGATAATGATAATTATAATTATGTATATCTAAATTATTAAAATTTTTTCATTTTTTAAAGAAAATCTGATATAATCTAAATAACTAATTAGACGTTTATAGATATAAAGAAGGTGGGAGCGGGGCGAAGGAGCGCTGTATAATTAGATTTTAAAGGTAGTATATAATAAAATCATCGGAGGAATCGAGTCAACTACCCACCGTCTAAAGACGGGGACTTGTGATGAACAAGCCTTAGTTGACTACCCTCAGCCATGATAAACGGGCTTCCGCCTCTTAAGGAAGATCATTGGGCTACGTTATATAGGTCATAACACCTTCGGATGTTTCTCCTGGTCCGTCGCTCTGTTGTTTAGTTTTAAACAATCCTGAGGGGTAGGGATAGTGAGCTAAACGTAAAAAGCCTATATAACATTGGGGAAGGAGAAGAACTCCATTAAGGAGGCACACTTTATGTTAGTGTACGTTTTAAACAAACATGGGAAACCTCTTATGCCTTGTAAACCTTCAAAGGCAAGAAAATTACTTAAAGAGGAAAAAGCCAAGGTTATTAGAAAAGAACCTTTTACCATTCAGCTCCTCTATGGTAGTAGCGGTTATAAACAACCTATTACTTTAGGAGTAGATGCGGGAAGTAAAACTGTAGGCTTGTCTGCTACTACTGAAAATAAGGAACTTTTTGCAGCAGAGGTTGAACTAAGGGACGATATACCTAAACTTATATCTCAAAAACGACAGTATCGTAGAGATAGACGTTTCAGAAAAACAAGGTATAGGAAACCACGCTTTTTAAATCGTGTCCACAGTAAGAACAAAGGATGGCTTGCACCGTCGGTAGAACATAAAATAAAATCGCACATTAAACTGATTGATCTAGTTCACAGTTTGCTTCCTGTTACAAAAATTGTAGTAGAAGTTGCAAGTTTCGATATACAAAAGATTAAGAATCCTAATATTGAAGGCAAACAATACCAACAAGGGGAACAATTAGATTTTTGGAATGTAAGGGAATATGTTCTATGGAGAGATAACTACACCTGTCAACACTGCAAAGGCAAAACCAAAGATAAAAGACTCAATATTCACCACATCGAAAGTAGACAAATAGGTGGAGATGCACCCAATAATTTAATTACATTGTGCGAAACATGCCATAAGGATTACCACGATGGAAAGATTAAATTGAATTTTAAAAGAGGACAAAAGTTTAAAGATGCTACATTTATGGGTATTATGAGATGGACTTTATACAATAGATTAAAAACACTATACCCTAACATTCATCTAACTTATGGATATATCACTAAAAATACAAGAATACAAAATGGTTTACCTAAAACACATAGAATAGACGCTTTATGTATTAGTGGTCATCCTCAAGCAAAACAATTAGAGCATTATTATCACATTAAAGAAGTTAGACGACACAATAGACAAATACACAAAGCTAACATTCTAAAGGGAGGAATAAGAAAACTTAACCAAGCACCTTATCTAGTACATGGTTTTAGATTGTTTGATAAAGTAAAATACAATGGTATTAAATGTTTCATATATGGAAGACGTTCAACTGGATACTTTGATATAAGAAAAGTTGATGGCACAGTAATTCATAGAAGTGCAAAAAGCAAAGATTTAATCTTAGTAAGCAAAACTAAAACTCTATTATGGGAAAGGAGAGAAAATTCTGCATTCCTCTCACCACTGAACCGGGCTTCCGCCTCTTAAGGAAATGGTGAGTCTCCTGCAGATATTTTTCATGAAAAAGTTTCACATAGTAAAATTAGGTTGTCCAAAAAACGATGCAGATATGGAAATATTCAAAGGGTTGCTCCAAAGCAAAGGACACAAATACGAAAGTAACCCTCAATTTGCTGATTACATATTCATAGATACATGTGGTTTCATCGAAGAAGCTAAAAAAGAAAGCATCGAAGCTATATTTGAATATGCCTCCTTAAAAGATAATAACAAAAATCTAAAAGTTATACCAATAGGTTGCTTAGCTCAACGGTATTTTGATGATATTCTTAAAGATATCCCTGAAATTGATGGATTATTTGGTGTGTTGTCTCCAAAAACCATAGTTGAAAAAGTTGAAAATGGTCAATATTTTTTTAAAAATGATATTCCTGAAACTCTGTACGATTGTAAAATTAGAGCGATTCCAGACTCACACTACGCATACGTAAAAATTGGGGATGGGTGTAGTAGAAATTGTGCCTTTTGTTCTATACCCACGTTCAAAGGAAAACCAAAAAGCAGAAGTATCGAAGAAATAAACGAAGAAGTAGAATTTTTGGTATCCAAAGGTGTAAAAGAAATCATTCTCGTATCCCAAGATAATACATTGTACGGCATAGATAATTACCAAAAGCAGGCACTACCAGATTTACTAGACAAACTTAACAATATAAAAGGAAGATTTTGGATCAGGGTTATGTACTTACATCCGGATTTCTTAAGTGAAGACATCATAGAAAGCATACATAGAAATGAAAAAGTATTAAATTATTTCGATGTACCAATTCAACATATCTCTGATAAAATTTTGCAAAGTATGGGCAGACATAAGAAAAGAAATGAGTTAATGAAACTATTTGAGAAAATCAGAAAAGAACCATCTGCTATAAGAACCACGTTAATGGTAGGGTTCCCCGGAGAAAAAGCTGAAGATTTTGAAGAGTTACTCGATTTCGTGAAAGAAATAAAATTTGAACGAATGGGGAGCTTTAAATTCTCAAAAGAAGAAAATACCAAGTCATTCACATTGCCAGAACAAATTGATGAACAAATTAAGAAACAAAGGCAAAATGAACTAATGACTGTTCAAAGTGAAATTTCTAAAAACATCATGGAAAAATATATAGGTAAAACTTTAGAAGTTCTTTTGGAAGAGAAAGAAGATAACGTTTATATCGGAAGAAGCTATTTAGACGCTCCAGAAATTGATGGAAATATATATATAAAAAATTACGGTGACAAAGAACTATCTTTAGGGAATTTCGTCAAAGCAAGAATTACTGGCTCATACGAATATGATCTGGAAGGAGAAATCGTTGAATATGAACATACCAAATTTGTTGAGCTTTTCTAGGATAATACTAGCCATTCCAATATTTATTTTAACTATTTTTGGAGAACCGTTTTATATCGTAGCCTTGGTTTTATTTATTATAGCTTCTTTAACTGATTGGTTAGACGGTTATGTTGCCAGAAGAACAGGGCAGGTTACCGATATCGGCAAATTTTTTGACCAAATATCTGACAAAATACTTATAAATTCCGTTTTTATTGCAATGTTAGGTGTTGGGATTTTGCCTGCATGGTTTGTAGCAATAATTGTATCAAGAGACACCTTTGTGAGTGGTTTAAGGATGGCAGCTGCAAACAAAAACATCGTTGTTCCTGCTGATAAGTTTGGTAAACTAAAAACCGTCTTAGAAATTGCTTTAATCATTGTAATATACTTGATGCTTTGGAATTTTTTAGTTAATGCTTTGATCTATTTGACTGTTATAATTAGTCTATTATCAGGGGTAAATTATACTATAAAAACCGCTAAGCAATTTTAATAAAGAAAGGAGTCCTAGTATATGACACAGCTAAAAAATACAAATAGCTACAACACCGATAAATTAAGGTCCTTCATCGCTATCGAAACTAATGAAAAATTAGAAGGGTTAGTAAATGATTTAATCGAAAGGTTTCAAAGGATGGGATTTAAAGCCAATTGGACAAAAGCAAAAAATGTCCATTTAACATTGTTTTTCCTTGGGGATCAAAAAATGGAAAAGATAGCTCAGTTGGCTTATAAAATCGGTGAAAGAATATCCGGATTCCCCACGTTTCATTTTAATATCCATAAAATGGGATTCTTTGAAAACGATTCTGAACCAAAGGTGTTATGGCTGGGAATACAAGAAGATAATACCTTAATTGGTTTGTATGAAGAAATAAAAAAGGTACTAAAGATTTCAGAATTAGAGGTTAAAGATACCAACTTTTTACCTCATATTACAGTCGGAAGGGTTAAATCGTTCCCTAACCATTGGAAAGAACTAATTAATTCTGTAACTTTTGATCAAATCCAAGTATACGTAAATTCTATCGGTATATACTCTTCTGAACTAACAAGGAAAGGCCCAATATATAAAAAACTTTACACGGTTGACTTTGAAGGAGGCGTCATCATTAATGGCTAAAAATGATTCTAAAGATACAAATAAAGAAGAATTGTTAGAGAAACTTGTTAAAGAGTTAGAAAAAAATCATGGAACAGGATCGGTCATGATAATGGGCAAGGGATTGGATAACAGCAATATATCCGTTGTACCAAGTGGATGTTTATCGCTAGACATAGCTTTGGGTGTTGGCGGGTATCCAAGGGGAAGAATTGTAGAAATATTTGGAAACGAATCATCGGGTAAAACTACACTAGCTCTTCATTCCTTAGCGGAAGTCCAAAAATTGAACGGTATAGCTGCATTTGTTGATGCCGAACATGCTTTAGATGTTGAATATGCTAAAAAGCTAGGCGTAGATGTCGACAAATTGATAGTTTCACAACCAGATTATGGTGAACAAGCCCTTGAAATTGTAGATTCTTTGATCAGATCTAACATAGTAGACTTAATAGTGGTAGACTCTGTAGCCGCTCTGGTACCGAAAGCAGAAATAGAAGGAGCTATGGGAGACTCTCACATGGGACTCCAAGCAAGGCTAATGTCTCAAGCTCTAAGAAAACTAGCTGGGAGTATAAGTAAATCCAAATCTATAGTAATATTTATAAACCAGGTAAGGATGAAAATTGGTGTAGTGTACGGTAACCCAGAAACTACTACAGGAGGAATTGCACTAAAATTTTATTCTACGATCAGGGTAGAGGTAAGAAAAGGTAGTGCAATAAGAGAAGGAAAAGATCAGATAGGAAATGAAACAACCTTAAAAATCGTAAAAAATAAGGTTGCCCCACCCTTCAAACAAGCAAATGTGGACATGATCTTTGGACGAGGCATCGCAAAAGAAAACGATATCTTTAACCTAGCTGTAGAGGAAGATTTAATTCAAAGAAAAGGAGCTTGGTTCTCTTATATCAACGAAAATGGTGAAGAAGTCAGTTTAGGACAGGGTAAAACCAATTCAATTAGTTATCTCATGGAAAACCCTGAAATACTTGATTATTTAGAATATACTATTCGCAAGAAGCACAATTTAATTATTCCCGATTATCTGATTGAAAAGTTCGAATCTAACTCGTCAAAGAGCAAAAAAGAGAAAAATGAAGAAACACAAAAAAATTAATCCAAAAGATGAAAAAGCAGCTGAAAAATCTGCATTGAATTTAATAAAGTATCGTGCCAGATCAGAAAAAGAACTCTCGGACCGTCTAAAAGAAAAAGGCTTTGACGAAGAAGTTATTGATAAAGTTATAGAAAAATGCAAGAAGAGTGGTTTGATAGATGACAAACTTTTTGCGTATTTATATACATATGACAAGTTAACTCTAGACAAAAAAGGCCCCATGTTTATACAACATGAATTAAAACGTTTGGGAGTAGATGAAAGATTGATTTTTGAGGCCCTTGAGAAAGTCAAAAACGAAGTAGATATAAATGTAATTGCCTTAGAATTGGCAAAAAATTATTATGAAAGAAAACAGGACGTTCTCAAAACTAAAGCTTACTTGTATAGAAGAGGTTTTGAGCCAGACATTATAAACTCTGTTATTGAAAACTTAAGAGGTGATTAAAATTGGAAATTTTGGTATATATAATTATAGGAGCAGCAATATTTATCTTATCTCTGCTTGTTGGAATTAATATTGGAAACAAAAGGGTTATTTCTACATTAAAAACAAAAAAAGAAGAATTGGAAGTTGAAATAAAAAACAAACAAAAAGAAATAGATAAGATATTAAAAAAAGCAGAAGAAGAAGCTAAGGCATTAAAACAAAAAGAATTACTAGAGGCAAAAGAAGAGATACATAAACTTAGACAACAATTTGATTTAGAAGCAAAGCAACAAAGAGAAGAACTTAAAACCAACGAAGAAAGATTAATAAGAAAGGAAGAAAGTTTATCAAAAAAAGAAGAAAACTTAGAAAAACTGAAAGAAAAATTGGAAGCTCAACACGAAAATGTCCAAAAATTAGAGAAAGAATTAGAGACGAAATTAAATGAAATTGCAAAAATGACTGAAGAAGAAGCACGCCAAATAGTAATAAACGAAGCAAGAGATAAGTATGAAAGAGAAATTGCCCAAAAGTTCAAAGAAATAAAAGATTATTACGAAGAAGAGTCAAAAAAATATGCCAGATGGGTTATCACTACCGCTATTCAAAGATATGCATCAGATGTTACCAGCGAAATAACAACCTCAACTGTATCCTTGCCTACAGATGACATGAAAGGAAGGATAATTGGTAGAGAGGGAAGAAACATCAGAACCTTTGAAAAACTCACAGGAGCCGATTTAATAATCGATGATACACCAGAAATAGTTGTTGTATCCTCGTTCAACCCATTAAGACGAGAGATAGCAAAAAGAACACTTGAAATGCTTGTAGCTGATGGAAGAATACATCCTGCTAGAATAGAAGAGCTCTATGAGAAATCAAAAAACGAAATCCAAGAATACATAAAAGAAGTAGGAAAAGAAGCGGTAATGAGAGTAGGTATAAAACAGCCACACCTTGAAATAATTAAACTTCTAGGTAGATTAAAATTTAGAACCAGTTATGGACAAGATGTATTGGAACATTCAATAGAGGTAGCGCAATTTGCTGGAATGATGGCAAGCGAATTAGGATTGAACGTTGAACTAGCTAAAAGAGCGGCTTTATTCCATGATTTAGGAAAAGCTGTTGATCATGAAGTTGAAGGATCACACGCTATTGTTGGAGGGCAAATTGCTAAGAGATACGGAGAAAAATTAGAAGTAGTTAATGCGATACAGTATCACCATAACGAAGTTGACCCGATGACACCCGAAGCTGTTTTAGTTGCTGCAAGTGATGCGTTATCGGCATCCAGACCTGGTGCACGTAAAGAAACATTGGAAAATTACATTCGAAGAATCGAGCAACTTGAGGAAATCGCAAAATCATTCAGATACGTAGATAAAGCTTATGCAATACAAGCAGGAAGAGAATTGAGAATAATAGTTCAACCAGATAAAGTTGAAGATGAAATCGCAGAAAAATTGGCGCACGATATATCTGTTCAAATAGAGGAAAAGGTTCAATATCCTGGAGTAATCAAAGTAACCGTAATTAGAGAAAAAAGAAGCGTAGCTTATGCAAGTTAGAAATCAGTTAATATCTTAGGGGTTTATCCCCCTAAGATATTATTTTTATAATAAAATCAGGTGTTGATTATGACAGATTTTGAACCATCTGGGTACTTAATGAAAAAACGCTTTTTTCATTTATTCAAGCCTGTTTTAGAATTCTTATGCTTTTGTAACTGTCAAATTCAGGACAAAATATTAGATATAAGTTATTTCTAATTCTTAATTAATCTATTTTTGATAACTGTTTTAATCAACCAAAGAGGAATTTAAGTGAGATGGCAAAGAGGTCAGACACTACTCCAAACACAGTTTTAATCAACCAAAGAGGAATTTAAATGGAAAAGCTGGCAGCTAATTTAAAAGAAGGAGAACCTTGTCTGTATGTAGCTGCCATTTTTTCCTGGTATTACCTCGATTTTTGAATTAATTCTTTCTTTCAATTCACTTACATGAGATATTATACCCACCATTCTTCCTGAGCTATTTAACTCTGTTAATACTTCGATTGCACTATCAAGAGAGTTTGTGTCAAGGCTGCCGAATCCTTCGTCTATAAAAATCGTATCTAAAGATATTCCACCAGATTGAGTCTGCACCACATCGGCTAATCCTAAAGCAAGGGCTAGTGCAGCTTTAAAACTTTCTCCTCCTGAAAGTGTTTTTATTTCTCTTTCTTTTCCAGTGTAAATATCAAAAACCATGATTTCTAAGCCTTCACTCTTTCTTGCATCAAGTACCTTAGAAGATCTATGCAGCTGATATCTTCCATCTGTTAATTTATTTAATCTTAGATTCGCTTGAGATAATATTTCTTCAAAATAATAGGCTAGTACGTATTTACTAAGACTGATCCTTGTGTTGTTATCTCCTTTGCTGACATCTCTTAAGTTCTTTATATTTGAGTATTCTTTTTCTTGTTTTTCTATTTCTTTTATTATGGTTTCCAAATTAGTTTTTGTGGCTTTAAGCTGTTTTATTTCATATTCTAAATTCGTTTCATTTTTGATTAATTCTTCAATTTCCTTTTGTAATTGCACTATTTCATTATTTAAAGGTGTTTCATCAATTATTTTTAGATTTTTAGTGGATTCTTCTAAATCAATGAGAAGAGTCTGCTTATTCTTTAATTCTTCTTTATACTTTTGAACTTCATCCTCTAAACTTTCTATTAAGTTAATTTGTTCTTTTATTCTTTGATATTCTTGTTGGTTCTCAAATCCCATTTTTTCTATCATTTGATCGAATTTTTGTTCAGCATTTTTTACTTGGTCCTCTAATTTAATTATATCTTCGGTTAAAGTTTTTATTGTTCCTTTTGAAGAATTTATTATTTCTGCGATTCTGTTAGCTTCTTCTCTTTTTTGTTCGTAAGTGTTTTTGATACCTTGGATAAATTTTCTTTTTTCTTGTATTTCGCTTATTATCCCATTTTCGGTTTTGTCTTCTAATTGTTCTTTAAGATTTGTAATTTTAGTTGCTACTTCTATAATTTCTGATTTCGATTCATCTATTATTTTTCTCAACTTTTCTCTTTGTTCTTCTAACTCTCTAATTTCTTCTTTGATCTTTTTATTATCGTTTTTCAATGATTTGACTTTGTTGTATATTTTTATTTTTTCTTCGTATTCTTGTTTTTGCTGGTCTAATCTATCTTTAAGCATTTTTATTAAATTTTGTATATGAGTGTGTATATTCTGACTTTTTTGGGGAATTTGGAGTTCTTCACAAATTCTTTTGTATTCCGATTTAAATAAAGATACCTCTTGTGAATATTTGGTTGATACGTCTTCATAATTTTTTAGTATCGTTACCTTTTTTTTCTCTTTTTCATTTAATTTTTGATTGATTTCCTCTAGGTCTTTTTCTGTTATTAATTTTCCACTACTTTTGGCAGGAGAAGGGTGAAAGATAGATCCACAAACGGGACATGGTTCTCCTTCTTTTAGATTGGACGCGAGATGGTATGCCTGTGATTTTATAAAATCGGTAGTCTTTTTGCTTTGTTCTTCTCTTAAGTATTGTATTTCAATCTCCATTTCTTCTTTTTCTTTTTTTACTTTCTGATAATCCTTGTGTAAGACTACCAATTCTGAGTATTTTTTAGATAATTCGTTGGCTGCATATAATAATTTTTCATTTGTGCTAATTTCGTTTTTAAGTATTTCTACGTTTATATCTTCGTTTTCCGATATATATTTTTCGTTTTGTTCCAATTTTTTTTGAGCTTTTGAAAGCTTCTCATCTTTTTCTTGGGTTTCTCTAACCTTTTCATCATAAAGTTTCTTTTTTGTATTGAATTCTTTAATTAAATTTTTGTACTCAACGTATTTGTCTAATTTTTGATTGAGATCTTCAATTTCTTTTTCAACAGCGGATATCTTTTGATATTGCTTTTCAATTTCTGGTAATTTTTCGTCTATTCGTTGCTTTTCTTCCATACTTTTATCTAATATACTTTGTTGATTTTTGAGTTGGTTCTTTTTTTCGTTTAATTCTTTCAAATATTCTATGTATCTTTCTTCGTATGGAAGGATTTCTTTTGCCTTTTTTAACCTATTAAGAAGCTCTTCTTTTTCTTGAATATACTCAGAATTTTGTTGGAGTTCTTCGATCTCTTTTTTAAGGGTTTCTTTCTTTTCAATTAGTTCATTTGCCTTTTTTATATTTTCAAGATCCGTATTTAGTTTTTGTAGTTTGTCTTGTTTTTGAGATTTTTGTTTTTCGGTTTCTTCCTTATAAATCTCTCTTTTTCTAATTTCCTTTGTTAATTGATCAATT is a genomic window of Petrotoga mexicana DSM 14811 containing:
- the recA gene encoding recombinase RecA, with product MAKNDSKDTNKEELLEKLVKELEKNHGTGSVMIMGKGLDNSNISVVPSGCLSLDIALGVGGYPRGRIVEIFGNESSGKTTLALHSLAEVQKLNGIAAFVDAEHALDVEYAKKLGVDVDKLIVSQPDYGEQALEIVDSLIRSNIVDLIVVDSVAALVPKAEIEGAMGDSHMGLQARLMSQALRKLAGSISKSKSIVIFINQVRMKIGVVYGNPETTTGGIALKFYSTIRVEVRKGSAIREGKDQIGNETTLKIVKNKVAPPFKQANVDMIFGRGIAKENDIFNLAVEEDLIQRKGAWFSYINENGEEVSLGQGKTNSISYLMENPEILDYLEYTIRKKHNLIIPDYLIEKFESNSSKSKKEKNEETQKN
- the rny gene encoding ribonuclease Y; the protein is MLVYIIIGAAIFILSLLVGINIGNKRVISTLKTKKEELEVEIKNKQKEIDKILKKAEEEAKALKQKELLEAKEEIHKLRQQFDLEAKQQREELKTNEERLIRKEESLSKKEENLEKLKEKLEAQHENVQKLEKELETKLNEIAKMTEEEARQIVINEARDKYEREIAQKFKEIKDYYEEESKKYARWVITTAIQRYASDVTSEITTSTVSLPTDDMKGRIIGREGRNIRTFEKLTGADLIIDDTPEIVVVSSFNPLRREIAKRTLEMLVADGRIHPARIEELYEKSKNEIQEYIKEVGKEAVMRVGIKQPHLEIIKLLGRLKFRTSYGQDVLEHSIEVAQFAGMMASELGLNVELAKRAALFHDLGKAVDHEVEGSHAIVGGQIAKRYGEKLEVVNAIQYHHNEVDPMTPEAVLVAASDALSASRPGARKETLENYIRRIEQLEEIAKSFRYVDKAYAIQAGRELRIIVQPDKVEDEIAEKLAHDISVQIEEKVQYPGVIKVTVIREKRSVAYAS
- the thpR gene encoding RNA 2',3'-cyclic phosphodiesterase, with the translated sequence MTQLKNTNSYNTDKLRSFIAIETNEKLEGLVNDLIERFQRMGFKANWTKAKNVHLTLFFLGDQKMEKIAQLAYKIGERISGFPTFHFNIHKMGFFENDSEPKVLWLGIQEDNTLIGLYEEIKKVLKISELEVKDTNFLPHITVGRVKSFPNHWKELINSVTFDQIQVYVNSIGIYSSELTRKGPIYKKLYTVDFEGGVIING
- the iscB gene encoding RNA-guided endonuclease IscB, translating into MLVYVLNKHGKPLMPCKPSKARKLLKEEKAKVIRKEPFTIQLLYGSSGYKQPITLGVDAGSKTVGLSATTENKELFAAEVELRDDIPKLISQKRQYRRDRRFRKTRYRKPRFLNRVHSKNKGWLAPSVEHKIKSHIKLIDLVHSLLPVTKIVVEVASFDIQKIKNPNIEGKQYQQGEQLDFWNVREYVLWRDNYTCQHCKGKTKDKRLNIHHIESRQIGGDAPNNLITLCETCHKDYHDGKIKLNFKRGQKFKDATFMGIMRWTLYNRLKTLYPNIHLTYGYITKNTRIQNGLPKTHRIDALCISGHPQAKQLEHYYHIKEVRRHNRQIHKANILKGGIRKLNQAPYLVHGFRLFDKVKYNGIKCFIYGRRSTGYFDIRKVDGTVIHRSAKSKDLILVSKTKTLLWERRENSAFLSPLNRASAS
- a CDS encoding regulatory protein RecX, with translation MKKHKKINPKDEKAAEKSALNLIKYRARSEKELSDRLKEKGFDEEVIDKVIEKCKKSGLIDDKLFAYLYTYDKLTLDKKGPMFIQHELKRLGVDERLIFEALEKVKNEVDINVIALELAKNYYERKQDVLKTKAYLYRRGFEPDIINSVIENLRGD
- the rimO gene encoding 30S ribosomal protein S12 methylthiotransferase RimO; the protein is MKKFHIVKLGCPKNDADMEIFKGLLQSKGHKYESNPQFADYIFIDTCGFIEEAKKESIEAIFEYASLKDNNKNLKVIPIGCLAQRYFDDILKDIPEIDGLFGVLSPKTIVEKVENGQYFFKNDIPETLYDCKIRAIPDSHYAYVKIGDGCSRNCAFCSIPTFKGKPKSRSIEEINEEVEFLVSKGVKEIILVSQDNTLYGIDNYQKQALPDLLDKLNNIKGRFWIRVMYLHPDFLSEDIIESIHRNEKVLNYFDVPIQHISDKILQSMGRHKKRNELMKLFEKIRKEPSAIRTTLMVGFPGEKAEDFEELLDFVKEIKFERMGSFKFSKEENTKSFTLPEQIDEQIKKQRQNELMTVQSEISKNIMEKYIGKTLEVLLEEKEDNVYIGRSYLDAPEIDGNIYIKNYGDKELSLGNFVKARITGSYEYDLEGEIVEYEHTKFVELF
- the pgsA gene encoding CDP-diacylglycerol--glycerol-3-phosphate 3-phosphatidyltransferase, encoding MNIPNLLSFSRIILAIPIFILTIFGEPFYIVALVLFIIASLTDWLDGYVARRTGQVTDIGKFFDQISDKILINSVFIAMLGVGILPAWFVAIIVSRDTFVSGLRMAAANKNIVVPADKFGKLKTVLEIALIIVIYLMLWNFLVNALIYLTVIISLLSGVNYTIKTAKQF
- a CDS encoding AAA family ATPase, with the translated sequence MKPIKLKFQAFGPFLEEQEINFNKLRNDTLFLITGPTGAGKTTIFDAICYALYGNGSMGERGDAIARSHFADEKTDTYVEFEFQFKDKIIEISRTPSYERSKKDGEGTTKQNSQASIKIYQNGQLILHETGVKKVNSKVEEYLGLNYEQFKQIVMIPQGEFRKFITANSNERAEIFKKIFDISIYERFEQKIDEIFKNIEKGLKAQQQRIKNILETINLESEEYNQLLKEENIDPENLIDQLTKEIRKREIYKEETEKQKSQKQDKLQKLNTDLENIKKANELIEKKETLKKEIEELQQNSEYIQEKEELLNRLKKAKEILPYEERYIEYLKELNEKKNQLKNQQSILDKSMEEKQRIDEKLPEIEKQYQKISAVEKEIEDLNQKLDKYVEYKNLIKEFNTKKKLYDEKVRETQEKDEKLSKAQKKLEQNEKYISENEDINVEILKNEISTNEKLLYAANELSKKYSELVVLHKDYQKVKKEKEEMEIEIQYLREEQSKKTTDFIKSQAYHLASNLKEGEPCPVCGSIFHPSPAKSSGKLITEKDLEEINQKLNEKEKKKVTILKNYEDVSTKYSQEVSLFKSEYKRICEELQIPQKSQNIHTHIQNLIKMLKDRLDQQKQEYEEKIKIYNKVKSLKNDNKKIKEEIRELEEQREKLRKIIDESKSEIIEVATKITNLKEQLEDKTENGIISEIQEKRKFIQGIKNTYEQKREEANRIAEIINSSKGTIKTLTEDIIKLEDQVKNAEQKFDQMIEKMGFENQQEYQRIKEQINLIESLEDEVQKYKEELKNKQTLLIDLEESTKNLKIIDETPLNNEIVQLQKEIEELIKNETNLEYEIKQLKATKTNLETIIKEIEKQEKEYSNIKNLRDVSKGDNNTRISLSKYVLAYYFEEILSQANLRLNKLTDGRYQLHRSSKVLDARKSEGLEIMVFDIYTGKEREIKTLSGGESFKAALALALGLADVVQTQSGGISLDTIFIDEGFGSLDTNSLDSAIEVLTELNSSGRMVGIISHVSELKERINSKIEVIPGKNGSYIQTRFSFF